GAAATAAAttcctttccctctctctctctctctctccatctgtatatatatatatatatagttgaacCTGTCGGCTTTATCAGTATCAGCATGACAAGGAAGAAGGTGAAGTTGGCATACATCACCAACGACTCGGCCAGGAAGGCGACCttcaagaagaggaagaaggggCTGATGAAGAAGGTGAGCGAGCTGAGCACCCTGTGCGGGATCGACGCCTGCGCCATCATATACAGCCCCTACGACTCCCAGCCGGAGGTCTGGCCCTCCCCCGCGGGCGCCCACCGCGTCCTCTCCAAGTTCCGCAAGATGCCGGAGATGGAGCagagcaagaagatggtgaaccAGGAGAGCTTCCTTCGCCAGCGCATCTCCAAGGCCCGCGACCAGCTCAAGAAACAGCTCAAGGAGAACCGCGAAAAGGAAGTCGCCAACCTCATGTACCGCGCTCTCGCCGGCCAAGCCTCTCTCCACGCCCTCTCCCTTCCCGACCTCCACGACCTCGGCTGGCTCGTCGACCATTACCTCAAGGACATCCACCGCCGCATGGACTCTTTTGGTTTGGCCGTCGGTAGTGGTAGCAGCGGCGGGAGTACTGGTGGTGCTGGAGAGAGTAACCATCAGCACCACCTGCAGCCGGCTTCGGCCGTGGGGCTGGAGGTTGGGAATATGGGGGCGGAGGCGATGCAGAGTCACCGGTGGCTGATGGAGCTGCTCAACTCATCTAACGTGAACGTGGATCAGAGTATTAACAGCATAGGAGGGTTTGGAGGAGGCGGCGGCTCGGCGGCGACGGGAGGAGCAGGGGAGGATATGAATATGATGCTTCCGTTGATTGGGGATGCTACCAACAACTACCACAGCAGTTTGTGGTCTACTACTTTTTTCCCTTGaaaaaaattttcatatcattcatttttagtttttttttttttctctttgtatTACGTATTGTGCATATCAATCTGTCCAATTGATATTTgataatatatataaacaaaatcatatcgttttcttTTTAGTACTTAATTATTTATAAacaccttatatatatatatatatatatatatatatatatatatatgtaattactgCTATTTAATTGCACAAATAATTTAaagcattaattaatttttaaagcaaacatcattttgaaaaattgatcaaTGTTCAATTATCTTGTACTTAAATATGCttataaatattttgaataataataaagattaaatatttcttaatttttttctttatcgACCTTTACtttattcttatatattttttgagtaaaaatgtCTCATCCATCAAGTAATAAATTATAAGACACAAAACAATCCTAACTAGTTCAAATTGGTATTACTGTCAAAAAATgtaaaaacaaaaactaaaaacaaaaatcaaaagctagaagaattttaaaaatgtttggttaatatttataaaattaaaaacataGTTTAAAAGACTAATTTTAAtcttcaaataaaataatatgataaaaatatgattaaaaataataaaattacaaaataatatacattaaaaattttctaacatgtattttaacttgtttttcaatgtaAAGGATTTGTTACCATATTGGGGGCACATTCTAGCTTTCCACTATGCATGCAAGTCCTTCTTTAGATCATTTGGTTTTATTGTTTCGATTCTCTTTCCTACTATCCCAATATACTGATAAGATTGTAGAATTCGTTTTAAGATCAACCTTTCTTTTGTTATTATTGGTCACAAGCCACAAGATTCGTATAAATATAAATACTATTAGTCTTTCTAAATAAGAAAACTCGATACAACCATTCAATTGACTTGCCATatacatacgtatatatatataaactattgGGATCTTGAATCAATCATAGagatataaaaaatgaatttaatTAACTTAAAAATTCTTAATGAGCCCATAATTAGAGTTTGTTctctaatatttatttttaatactttaatttttaaatttttaaatattaattaaattttagtgGGCAAATTTTATTCAATGACTTACAATGCAGTGCTAGCTACTGAATATTAATattaaagaaatgaaaaattaatttaaataagttattaaaatagaaaaaacaaaaaaaataaattaatagtaCGGAAATAAACATAAGCATTTTATACAAAATAACACTGATCTACCAAAATATTGTATCATAAATACCCTGACATAAATCTATGGTTCTAACGATCATATGACAATAGTCGCtcactaatttttaattttggatatttaCAGTTATTGCAAGTATAAACTATTGGGATGCACTGCACTTTCTTCCTAATTGTGGGCTTATTTTGGTATATAAAATAAGAATTCTATATTCCCAATGCTCAATTACTGCTATTTAATTACACAAAAAATTTAAagcatttattaatttttaaagcaaacatcattttgaaaatttgatcAATGCTCAATTATCAATGTGTCTTGTACCTGCTAATGCTTATAAATATCTTGAATAATAATGAACTTCATTCACTGCATTGCATGCACTCCCTAAAGAGAAACCTCAAGCATATTTTATGTGCTTATTGTGTGTTtatcaaataattaattatgGGAGATTATACGTAtctaatttaattaatcaatatTACTTTGTCACTTGGAAtgtattcattaattaattttatatgaaaatattattaattacttATAAGAGATTATGCATTGATGGGTGAAGAGAAacgctcagtcactggttgtgaatgaaactcagtgagaatcaattgtacaataacaatatatttcaatctgagAATAGATACAGAGAACTTCAAATTagaactctctctctcgctcactggttttacactctcaacacaccatattagattacacacacacacaactatttATAGCACATACAAAAACACAATAATCAACAAATGCCGCTGGTAAGTGAGGTTGGTGACCGCCGTTCAACAGAAGCGGCTGGTCGACAGCTGTCGTCAACCATTGCTGCCACCTTCCACCGTCAAGTTTACTCTTTCAACACCCCCCTTatacttgactctcctaactttgtcattcggagcattgtcttcagtcttgtaaaaatatcatgcctgagtggtttCGTGAAAATATCAGTCATCTAATCAtatgttctgcaagatatcaattccacttctttattcttcacatgctccctgataaaatgataccgagtatcaatatgtttacttctttcatggtaaactggatttttcgcaagtgcaatcgctgatcggttgtcgatgtagacttctgtggggttatcttgaagaaatcccagatacttcagtacattcctaatccatataccatgacaaacagctaagctgacagcaacatactcagcttcacatgaggACAACGTTACGATGGAttgcttctttgaagaccatgtaaacgttgtatctcccatgaaaaatgtaaatcccgtcgtgctttttctttcatcaagatctcttccccaatcgctatatGAATAGctaataagtttgcaatcacctcttgatgaatagaacataccattagtgatggtacccttgacatatcggagtatccttttcgTTGCATTCAAGTGGAACTTgttaggagtctccatgtacctgctaacaagtccaactccatagagtatattTGGTCTATTGCATGTCAAATACCTCAAGTTTCTAATCatactcttgaaatatgtggggtcaacatctccttcctcattctttctcaattccaatccaGTTTCAACTAGAGTTGTCATgggattgcatttgtccatcccaaacttcttcagtacttcttttgcatagtggctttgggagatgaagattcccttctcgctccttctcgctttgcacgacttctatgccaaggaagcgAGTCATTGGGCCAATATTcatcatttcgaattctttgactaTGCTCCTTTTGAAAACGGCAAACATCTCTAGATTGTTGCCaatgaagatcagatcatcaacaaaTAGGTAGGAAATTAGCATGCTTCCAtttgtctccatcttcatgtatagcgcatgcttgtagggacacttctcaaatccattcttttggaagtagtcatcaatcctcatgttccatgcacgaggtgtctgcttcaagccataaagtgctttcttcaacttgtacactttatcttcttttcttttcttcacatatctaggtggttgatcgatatagatctcttaTTCTAGAAAACCGTTCAAAAATATTGATTTCACAtccagctggtaaatcttccatccattttgtcctgatagtgaaattagtaatttgATGGTTTCAAGTATGGCAACCGgagcaaagatttctccataatcaatcccttttttcctgcttgtagcctttggcgacaagtcttgctttgtatctctgaacttctccttgagcattcttcttggtcttgtagacccatttcacaccaatagttttgtggcccttcgggagatttgtcaattcccaagtcttgttcttctcgatggattgaatctcctcatccatcgcttttctccatttgtcttcttcattAGCTTCCTTAAAACTAACCGGGTTGCTGGTCAATAACAAACAGTAtaaagtaacatactcttctattggttctgtagtttcatacaggtcagCTAGATTTcaagctcctctaggtctcatgtctgagatttcacgctttattggtgatggagcttcattcctttattatgaaccatgtggaggtgtctgcagcacaggaacttgtgactcgatagccatttctattgtctgtgtaggttcttctccttcaagtgtcaattctgcatctttggaacattcagcctgGTACCATttctaggattcattttcttcaaaaatgacatcccgactgtgaaagactttcttgttgatgggattgtagagtcgatatcccatggtgctattaccgtatccaacaaggataaatttctctcctttatcatccagctttgtccttcttgttTTTGGGATCTTTGCGTAGGCTATGGAGTCAAACACCCTTAGATGACTCACACTgagcttgtgagtactccaggcttcatgtggtgtctttgtatcaagagtCTTCGTAGGACACCGATTGAGCAGATAGACTACACATGACACTACTTCTgtccaaaaactcttgggcacattcttatcctttaacatgcttctggccatgttaaggattgtgcggttcttcctttcagctacaccgttcaactggggagtgtaagTCGGTGTGAATtttttttgaatcccttgttgcctaaggaattctaggaaagcttcatccttgtactctcctccttggtctgaccggagtgacttgatgcagtagccactctgtttcttcataagagctttgaactctttgaacttgtcgaacacctctgacttgtttttcaggaagtagacccaagtcttcctactgtagtcgtcgatgaaggtgaggaagtatcgattctatccatttgaaaatggtcttagtgaaccacacacgtctgtgtgtactagatggagcggcatggttgatctccagttggcttgctttccaaagttgtttctatgttgcttgttcagaacacagctttcacatatcgcatttggatggtggatattgggtaagcctttcaccatcttcttgctttccaattgtttcaaactttcaaaattcagatgtccataccttagatgccatagccagtctttgtctctGATGATAGCGCTCGAACACCTTGgtgtatcatgttggatggcgagctGAAGCATTCGATTCTTTTCCATTTGAACTCAAGTAACAAGATTTCCTCGAGCGtctattatcaccatctacttatcactaaggctaattcggtagcctctctccacgagctatctgagactaagtatattagtcttcatggctggcacatagtagacgttggagatgtaagcatgatctccggacttttgtttgatcaaaacatctcctctcccccAGACTGCGATTTTAGAATTATTGCCAAAAGAGGTCTCCCCCTGAACTttttcatcaagttcaaagaataggttttttttgccagtcatatggttgctggctccagaattaAGGTACCAAACACATTGGTCCTGAGGAGTTGAATCGCGTGCtatcagcatcaacgactctccatctgcatgttcAGTTTCGGTAAGGTTAGCCTCCTctctaaccttttcttgttgtcgtccCCAACACttattgctatagtgtccatacttatGACAATTGTAGCACTAAGCATTTTTTTTGTCTACATTTGGGCGGTTATTgcatccccctcttcttccttgtcctctgcctcatGCAACATAGTTCTATTGATTGCGTCATTCTCTAATGGGACCTCTTTCGCCTCTGCCACCTCTTCTggagtcaaaatttccataatttcttccacggGATCCTCGGCCttgtcctcttccttgttgtgatgTCCTCCCTTTtccgtatctatctgtagtgagggaaaactttgtttggagggcttgctctagTGCTTTATCATCGCTCCTTTTGTTGACTTTctactcatgggcttggagtgagcttACAAGATCTTCTATaaacatggtttccaaatcttttgtttcttccaaggtcacagctatataatcatattttggatctagagatcacaaaattttttcaaaaattctctcttcattgagagtctctcaatttcttctcaattgatttgatactaccataactcatgTATAGTAGTCAACAATaaattcagtagatttcatttttagagatttgaaatcacctcgcaatgtttgaagacaaatcttctttactttgattgcacctttgtgtgttcgctgaacagagtcccaaacttctttggatgtcttggtggaggcgatgatttcaaacgtggcctcattaaggccttggtagattatggacttcgccttacaatccttctttcgatcggctcgcaaggtcgttctttgagcatccgACATAGCTGCTTTAGCTTCTTTTGATGAgttttctctgtacccatcttcaacgatgtccatgacatcctgaacacctagaagggctcttatttgaatcgaccagttgtcataattctcccaggtcaattttggaatgactaCTTGGGTAGCACCGTTCGCCATTgagtttaatatataaaaataaagagaTGGGGGTTGATTTTGGAAAAtatgatgccaccaatgtgttcagaaagttgaaaaaccttaggaactgATTTTAGGTTGCAAAGAACCGATCCAAAAATCACTGAACCGGTTACAAGAAATTCATGTGGTTTTTAAACAAGTTGGTTTAACTTAACGGCAGTGTTAACGACGTTAATTCTCACCTTAAGGCCACGTGGCAGCTTCTACGCATGTCGCGTGTCAGTGGCTGGACGCGGGTCGGAATGTGGGTCAGGTCGGGTGGACGGAGCAGGTTATGGGTCGCTAAGCCGGGTTGCGAATCAAGTTCCTAAGTTTGATCTGGAGGCCGGGTCAGATTTTGCAAACCGAGCAAGGAAGACGCTTGCGGGGCATGTGGAGCTCGTGTCGCCGGCTGCCGGAGTCTACGTCGGCGCTTATGGCACGTGGAAAAGGCGCTGACAACGCCGAAGGCGCGTGTGAGCGTGTGCGGTGCTTCTCAAAGTCCGTTTGAGATGTGGTGTTCACAGTTGGAATCATCTCGAcgcgaatttcacaatggtaggctcaattttggattttgaacaacttcaaatttgggacaaaattgattttttttttttttctatttggcGAATTTTAGCGTTCCTGGacactctgataccactgatgggtgaaGAGGAACGCTCAATAAGAAACTCAGTAAGAATCAATTGcacaataacaatatatttcaatctgagAATAGATATAGAGAACTTCAAatcagaactctctctctctctctcgctcactagTTTTATACTCTCAACACACCATATTACAttgcacatacacacacatagcTATTTATAGCAAATATAAAAACACAATAATCAACAAATGCAGctggtaggtgaggttggtgaccgTCGTTCAACAGAAGCGGCTGGTCGGTAGCCATCGTCAACCATTGCTGCTACCGTCCACCGTCAAGTTTACTCTTTCAACATACATTTTATTTTCAAGAGAATTAATCTCAATCAATAATGTAATTGATTACGGTCTCTTAGTTGCATGAAACGCTCAATTCTTGGTCACTATAATGTGAACTTTCTTTTTAATATGCATAATAGAAAATCAAACCTCAATAAATGCTCTAAAGTTTCGTCCTCAATCCAACAAAGCGAACAAACATTAGGGAATTAAAAATATCTCCAATTAAATTGTACTTCCATAAGTTGGAAATCTCATAATTCGAATCTTAGGTTTGGATTTGTATGAACttggataaaatgtaatgtaAACTTTGATGGATCTAAAGGACTCATCTGGGATCTAGAGTTTCGGGAAAAAAAAAACCGACGAAAGCTAAGTGCCAAAAATACTTTTTctcattttgaaattttcttgatttgataataataatattgctaCTGTTGTTGTAAACAGTAAATTGGACATTAAACTGAGGGAAAGGCCAAATGTCAAGTATAGGTGGTTCTATCTTTAATACATTCCATTAATTGCATTATATGCAATCTGTTAATAGAACCCCAAAGGAAATTTCGTACAATCCAAAATAGGCTGGCCATTAAATCCTTAATTCTTTTAGTTCATTGGTGCTAATCAGTTAATAGAATTCCCAAAGGAAATTTCATACAATCCAAAATGAGCTGGCCATTAAATCCTTAATTCTTTTAGTTCATTGGTGTTAAATCAAATATACCTAAAAGTTCTATTTGGTCAATTAATGATCTGATCGTATCCCAATGAATTAATCAGCAATACTTTTGCCCACCTGATCTGTATTCATTATGATAGATTATACCTATTTGTTTTAATTAATCAACATTACTTTGCCTAAAGCTAATGAATTAATTACAACACacaatacatttttattttaatttattcgtAAGTAAAAGCTTTAATCTCGGTCAATAATGCAATTGATTATGATCCCTTAATTGCATGAAATACTCAATTTTTCATCGTAAAATGTTTTtgttatttataaatttcaaataaattactTCACactatgcattttaaatttctttaacaaatcTTCGTTGTACTTTTCTTGATTgagagagagaattttcttttgacGGCTTAGGTTTACCAAATTTTTAGAACTAGCTAGACCATAGTGctttgtgttagctttggtgtattaccaagagggggaggggtgaattggaattttaaacttttctcctaggttcagCTAATCAAACAACGGTATATTTGCAGCCTAAGGTCTTTTTATACAATTCTAAATGTGCAGATAATATATGATACAGAAATTTAAAACATgtacatcattcacaccataacatacacgtgcgataaataaa
The Malania oleifera isolate guangnan ecotype guangnan chromosome 13, ASM2987363v1, whole genome shotgun sequence DNA segment above includes these coding regions:
- the LOC131145886 gene encoding agamous-like MADS-box protein AGL86, with product MTRKKVKLAYITNDSARKATFKKRKKGLMKKVSELSTLCGIDACAIIYSPYDSQPEVWPSPAGAHRVLSKFRKMPEMEQSKKMVNQESFLRQRISKARDQLKKQLKENREKEVANLMYRALAGQASLHALSLPDLHDLGWLVDHYLKDIHRRMDSFGLAVGSGSSGGSTGGAGESNHQHHLQPASAVGLEVGNMGAEAMQSHRWLMELLNSSNVNVDQSINSIGGFGGGGGSAATGGAGEDMNMMLPLIGDATNNYHSMLTTLILTLRPRGSFYACRVSVAGRGSECGSGRVDGAGYGSLSRVANQVPKFDLEAGSDFANRARKTLAGHVELVSPAAGVYVGAYGTWKRR